Below is a window of Pseudomonadota bacterium DNA.
AGATTCCTTGGCTGGTCCACATCACACCCCAGCAGGTTTGCTATCTGATAGGAAAGCAGCTGCAAAGGAATTACGTACAGAAGCGGATTCAATTCCTCGTGCATCTTCGGCAGATACAGAACATGGTCGGTAATTCGTTTCAATCCGCGGTCGCCTTTGGTTCCCACGAGTATTAAGCGTCCATTACGCGCTTTTACCTCTTCAACATTGGAAATGACCTTTTCATAGACACTGTCCTTGGGCACCAGGGATAACACCGGCATATCCCGATCGATCAGGGCGATAGGTCCGTGCTTCATCTCGCCTGCCGCATAACCCTCGGCATGGATATACGAAATCTCCTTGAGTTTGAGCGCCCCTTCCAGGGCAATGGGAAAATTCACCCCACGGCCCAGATACAGAAAATCCCGCGCCCGTGAAAACTCTTCGGCAATGATATCGGTTTCCTGCTGAAGCTTTGGAAGTTCCTTTTCGATGAGCACCGGCAATTCCATTAACGCATGACCCATTTCCTCAGAATACTTCGAATCAACAGTGCCTTTTACCTGACCGAGATAAAGCGCCAGCAGGAAAAGCGCGGTTAACTGACTGGTAAATGCCTTGGTCGAAGCAACGCCGATTTCCGGCCCGGCATGGGTATAAATTGTTCCGTGGGATTCCCGGGTGATGGTGCTGCCGACAACATTACAAATCGATATGACCTTGGCCCCGAGTTTTTTTGCAAGGCGTAAGCCTGCCAGGGTATCGGCGGTTTCGCCGGATTGAGATATGGGGATAACCATTACAGTTTCATCCAGCAGGAGTTTGCGGTAGCGGAACTCCGAGGCAATATCCACATCCACCGGAATCAACGCAAATTTCTCAAGCCAGTATTTGGCAACAAGCGCCGCATGCCATGAAGTGCCACAGGCAACAAGGGAAACGCGC
It encodes the following:
- the glmS gene encoding glutamine--fructose-6-phosphate transaminase (isomerizing) — translated: MCGIVGYVGPRRVVPIILEGLKKLEYRGYDSAGLVHIHDGKLEKHRCKGKLSNLEELLDKVRDAGSHIGLGHTRWATHGPPTEENAHPHSDCSGRIVVVHNGIIENYHSLRENLKKKGHTFTSDTDTEVLAHLIEEYLKDDLVSAVRKALKKVVGSYALGVLWSEQPDTLIAVRNQSPLVLGFVESGGSFMASDIPALLPYTRKMIFLEDQEMAVLKENELNVFSLASGKPVKKEVQEINWNAGMAEKAGYRHFMLKEIYEQPQAILNTFRGRIDPESGRVSLPEIGLSPAQLKKIKRVSLVACGTSWHAALVAKYWLEKFALIPVDVDIASEFRYRKLLLDETVMVIPISQSGETADTLAGLRLAKKLGAKVISICNVVGSTITRESHGTIYTHAGPEIGVASTKAFTSQLTALFLLALYLGQVKGTVDSKYSEEMGHALMELPVLIEKELPKLQQETDIIAEEFSRARDFLYLGRGVNFPIALEGALKLKEISYIHAEGYAAGEMKHGPIALIDRDMPVLSLVPKDSVYEKVISNVEEVKARNGRLILVGTKGDRGLKRITDHVLYLPKMHEELNPLLYVIPLQLLSYQIANLLGCDVDQPRNL